In Nocardia sp. NBC_01327, the genomic stretch CGACCTGGGTGACGAAGTCGCCGGAGCCGGTCTTCTTGGCCTCGTGCACGATTCGCTCGGCGCGGTCGCGCAGCGCATTGCGCAGCGATTCGACGGCGCGCGGGGTGAAGCCCTTGGACACGATGCGGCGCAGCTTGGTGTGCCGCGGCGGATCCTGGTTCAGCAGCAGATAGCGCTGGACCTCGATCTCTTCACGCATGATGTCGTCGTAGAAGCGGATGACAGCGGTGTTCTCCTCGGAGGAGTACACCTCCGGAGTCTTCGAGATCTCCTTGATGTCATCCATTTTGGTGACGGCCCAGTAGCCGTCGTCTTTGAAGCCACTGCCGGCCTGAGGCACCCAGGCGATGGACTGGGTACGGCGGAGTTCGGCGAACTCCTCGACGGGCAGACGCTGTGCGAGCAGGTCGGGATCGGTGAAATCGAACCCGGAGGGAATGGACGGCGCGGACACGGTACCTCCTTTGGAACACGTTCCGGAGAAGTGAATCACACCACAGCCCCGTTTGTGAACACCTATTACTAAATCATGTTCACTTGAGTGTAGAGGCGATCTCAGTACGCGCCATCTCCCCTGGTCACCGCTCCTATCGTCTTGCAGATCAGCAGGAGGTCCAAGACCATCGACCAGTTCTCGACGTAGGACAGATCCAGCCGCATGGCGTCATCGGGCGCCAGATCCGAGCGCCCGCTGACCTGCCACAGCCCGGTCACGCCGGGCTTGACCAGCAGCCGCCGCCGCATCATCCCGTCATAGGAATCGACCTCGCGGCGCACCTGCGGGCGCGGGCCGACAATGCTCATCTCCCCGCGCAGCACATTCAAGAACTGGGGTAGCTCGTCGAGGCTGTACTTGCGGATGATCCGGCCCACCCGCGTCACCCGGGGATCGTCGCGCATCTTGAAGAAGAGCGGGTTGCCGCCGTTGCCGGCGATGAGCGCGGTGATGTGCGCATCGGCGTCGGCGTACATACTGCGGAACTTGATCATGTGGAACGGGTGCCCGTCGCGCCCGATCCGCTCGGAGAGATAGAACACCGGCCCCCGGCTGCTCACCTTGACCGCGAGGGCGATGCCGATGAGCGCCGGCGCGATGGCCAGCAGCGCGCACAGTGCGAAGCCGAAGTCGAAGAGCGCCTTGCGAATCGATTTGGCGCGGTCGTATTGCGGCTTCTCCACGTGCAGCATGGGCATATCGGCGACCAGGCGGTGGGTCAGCCGGGCCCCGGAGATGTCCACCAGACCCGGTGTGACGATCAGTTCCACGCCCAGCGGATCCAATTCCCATGCCATGCGCCGGAAGTCGGCCGGGCCGAGATTGTCGGTGGCGGTGACGGCAACCGTATCGGCCCCTGTACGGCGGACCGCGTCGATGACGGTGCGGTCGGTGCCGACAATGGGAATCTCCCGGCCGCCGACCTCCAGCCCGCGCTCGACGAGGTCGCCCTCGTCGCGGGTGCAGACACCGATGACCTGATAGCCCGATTCCTGATCGCGCGAGAAGGCCGCGACCATGGCCCGCGCCGCATCCGGGCTGCCGACTACGAGCATGGAGGTGCGATATTCGCCACGGGCGCGCCGCCTGGCTACCCAGCCGCGCCACAGCCGCCGCTCCACCATGAGCCCGAACATGCCCAGCGGCAACGCAATGGCCAGATAACCGCGGGCGACATCCACGCGCAACAGCAGCGAAACAATGGCTACGCCACCGAACAGCTGCAGGGTGGCAGAGACGACCCGTCGGTATTCCTCTGTGCCACTGCCGATTACCCGCAGCGAGCGGGTGCCGCTGAGCGAGAGTGCCAGGTACCAGACCAGCACCAGCACCGCCGAGACCACCGTGTAGCGCACCTCCAGCGGCAGGTTGGTAGCCAGCGTCGGATCCGCCGGCCCGCCGAAGCGGATGAGTTGGGCCATTCCGACGGCCAGGCATACGACCAACAGGTCGCTACCGGCCAGACGGCGTGCGTAATCGCCTTGCCAGCGTTCGCGATCCGAGCGTGGCAACGGTCGGGGCAGCCGATTTACGCGCACTGCTCGACGAGAAGAAACTTCGAAACTCATGAAACGAACGCACCTCCCCCACGGGAGAACTCGGTTCCGATCCCCACTGATCAGTTCCACAGAAGACAGAACAATGTCGGCTCCCCAAGGGTTTTCGCAAGGCGCCAACCTGGGGGACCGCCGACTCTTTCGGTGGCCAGATGCCGAATGTTACACAACTGCGCCACCGACGTCGGTGAAACTTGTGTGCTACCAATGTTTCCACGAGGTTGCCGGAAGCATCGCAACCGGTTTCCCGGTCGTTTCCCCGGATTTCCCCTAATCACGAAAGCACTGGTTGCGCCGGGTGCCACACCCCGTGTGAGGTGGGAGTAACCCTTGAATTGCAAGACTCGGGCGGTTGCCGACCGCCTGCCCCGTTCTGCGACCCGCAGAAAATTGCCGCCCCAGCGCTCACCTGTCACCGGCCGAGCCCAGCGAAGTTGGCGAATCCTGTTGTAACGTAAGGCCGGATCGAGCCGACCACAGTGCAGCCGGCCTTGCGCCGGTGCCGGTCTCGGTGAAAGGTGGGGATTCTGCGTGCAATGCCGTCTATGCGCGTCCGAACGTTTGGTCAGCGTGCTCGATCTGGGGGCTACTCCGCCGTGTGAAAAATTCCTCACCGCGGCGGAACTCGACCAACCGGAACCCACGTTTCCGCTGCATCTGCGGGTCTGCGAAAACTGTCTGCTGCTCCAGATTCCGGCGCTCATCACGCCCGCGGAGACATTTACGGAATACGCGTATTTCAGTTCTTATTCGGACAGTTGGGTACAGCACGCAAAACTCTTCGTCGAGGACGCGACCGCACGTCTGGGGCTCGACAGTGAATCGCTGATGATCGAAGTCGCCAGCAATGACGGCTATCTGCTGCAGCACGCGGTCGCCGCGGGCATCCCCTGCGTGGGCATCGAACCGTCGGTGAACGTCGGCGCCGCGGCCCGCGAGAAGGGCGTGCCGACCGTGACGGCCTTCCTCGACGAGGCCCTCGCCGCGCAGGTTCGCGCCGAGCACGGCGCCGCGAATCTTGTTGTGGCCAACAATGTTTACGCCCACATACCGGATCTGCTGGGGTTCACCCGGTCGCTGCGCGCACTGCTCGCGGACGACGGCTGGCTCTCCATCGAGGTGCATCACGCGCTCAATCTGGTGGCGCTGGGCCAGTTCGACACCATCTATCACGAGCATTTCCAGTACTACACCGTGCTGTCCGCGCAGCGAGCGCTCGCGACCGCGGGCCTCACCGTGGTCGATGTGGAACTGCTTGGCACGCACGGCGGTTCACTGCGCCTGTGGGCCCGGCCGGATGCCGTGGCCGAGCCCTCCGAGCGCGTGGCCGAGGTGCTGCGCCAGGAGGCCGAGGCCGGGCTGCACGACGTCTCCGGCTATCTCGCGCTGCGGCCACGCACCGAGCTGGTCCGCCAGCAACTTCTGCGCTTCCTGCTCGAGGCCAAGGCCGCCGGCAAACGAGTGGTCGGCTACGGCGCACCCGGTAAGGGCAATACCCTGCTCAACTACTGCGGCATCCGCCCGGATCTGCTCGAGTACACCGTGGACCGGAACCCGTACAAGCACGGCAGATTCACACCCGGCACCCGCATTCCGATCCACGAGCCCGAGCGCATCGACGCCGACAAACCGGATGTGGTGCTGGTGCTCCCGTGGAATCTGGAATCCGAGATCACCGCGCAACTGCGCCCGGTGATCGACCGGGGCGGCGAGCTGGTCTACCCGCTCCCCGCCCTGCATCACGCACAACCCTTTGCGACGCTCGATGACGCCGCCGCATCGAATCATGCAGAGAGGCAAGCG encodes the following:
- a CDS encoding sugar transferase, giving the protein MRVNRLPRPLPRSDRERWQGDYARRLAGSDLLVVCLAVGMAQLIRFGGPADPTLATNLPLEVRYTVVSAVLVLVWYLALSLSGTRSLRVIGSGTEEYRRVVSATLQLFGGVAIVSLLLRVDVARGYLAIALPLGMFGLMVERRLWRGWVARRRARGEYRTSMLVVGSPDAARAMVAAFSRDQESGYQVIGVCTRDEGDLVERGLEVGGREIPIVGTDRTVIDAVRRTGADTVAVTATDNLGPADFRRMAWELDPLGVELIVTPGLVDISGARLTHRLVADMPMLHVEKPQYDRAKSIRKALFDFGFALCALLAIAPALIGIALAVKVSSRGPVFYLSERIGRDGHPFHMIKFRSMYADADAHITALIAGNGGNPLFFKMRDDPRVTRVGRIIRKYSLDELPQFLNVLRGEMSIVGPRPQVRREVDSYDGMMRRRLLVKPGVTGLWQVSGRSDLAPDDAMRLDLSYVENWSMVLDLLLICKTIGAVTRGDGAY
- a CDS encoding class I SAM-dependent methyltransferase, yielding MQCRLCASERLVSVLDLGATPPCEKFLTAAELDQPEPTFPLHLRVCENCLLLQIPALITPAETFTEYAYFSSYSDSWVQHAKLFVEDATARLGLDSESLMIEVASNDGYLLQHAVAAGIPCVGIEPSVNVGAAAREKGVPTVTAFLDEALAAQVRAEHGAANLVVANNVYAHIPDLLGFTRSLRALLADDGWLSIEVHHALNLVALGQFDTIYHEHFQYYTVLSAQRALATAGLTVVDVELLGTHGGSLRLWARPDAVAEPSERVAEVLRQEAEAGLHDVSGYLALRPRTELVRQQLLRFLLEAKAAGKRVVGYGAPGKGNTLLNYCGIRPDLLEYTVDRNPYKHGRFTPGTRIPIHEPERIDADKPDVVLVLPWNLESEITAQLRPVIDRGGELVYPLPALHHAQPFATLDDAAASNHAERQAK